The Acidovorax sp. RAC01 genomic sequence CGGGCCGCCGCAGCAGGCATCCCCCTGCGCAACCCGCCGCCCGAGCCCACCACCTGCTGCGGGCGCGGCTGCAATGGCTGCGTGTGGGAGGGATTTCTGGCTGCGGCTGAATACTGGCGGCAGGAAGCACTGCTGGTGCTGGAGGGCTGAATTTCGAGCCAGATGGGCTCCCAGCGCTTGATTTTCCCGCACCGGCAGCTATCAAAGTAAGAGCATTGAGCGGCCGGCTTTCTGCACCTGCTGCTCGAAACTGCTACTGCCCCTTGCCAGAGCCACAGTGGAACTGGCTTCGCCAGGCGACCGGCGGCGCCCGTTGAGGGAAGCGCCGCAGCCTCTCAGGGTGTCAACCCCGCTGTCCCACCGACATGTACCGCTCGCGCCACACCTCGAAGGCAGCGTATCCGCCGCCTTGATGGCCTTTTGCGCAGCAAGTGATTCATCGGCCATCGCCAGATAGCACGCTTGCTGTTCAGGCGTCCTGGGCAGGCCCAGCCGTGCGTCGCAGGCATCGATGGACTGCTGGCGTACATAGGACTCAAAGCCGTTGCCCTGGCTCTGCGTGATCCTGTCCGGCACGCGGGCCGAAGGCGTGAGTTCGGGTGCGACCGTCAGCGCACAGGCATCTGCGCACTTCGACGTATTTCACCAGCACACGAAGACTGCCCAAAGCCGACAGTCTTGCGGCCTTGCGTTGCACACAATGACCTGAAGGACGCAAGCCCAACCGTCAAAGTCAGGAGAAAAAATGCATTCACCCCGCCACGGTTCTGATCCCGCAACCGGCACTGCCCAGCGTTTTGACGTGGTCATTGTGGGCGCCGGCATCTCCGGCATCTGCAGCGCCACCTTGCTGCGCAAACACTGCCCGCACTTGAGCTTTCTCATCGTGGATGCCATGGAGGCACCCGGGGGCACCTGGCTGATTCACAAATACCCAGGTGCACGGTCGGACAGCGACCTCTTCACGTTTGGCTATGACTTCAAGCCCTGGAAGGGCAAGCCCATTGCCTCGCGCGAGGAGATCCTGGACTACCTTGCATCGACCATTGAGGAAGAACAGCTTGGGCCGCACATCCGCTACCAGCATCGCGTGCAGTCGGCCTCGTGGTCCAGTGCGTCGAGCACCTGGACGCTGGACCTTGCCGTGGGCGACGCCCGGCAACCGGTGCAGATCCAGGCAGGCTTTCTCTGGATGTGCCAGGGCTACTACCGGCATAGCAAGGGATATACACCCTCCTGGCCGGGGCTTGAGCAGTTCAAGGGCGAGGTCGTGCATCCGCAGCATTGGCCCGATTCGATCGATCTGGCCGGCAAGCGCGTGACCGTGATCGGCTCGGGGGCGACGGCGGCGACGCTCATACCGGCGCTGGCCGACCGTTGCGCGCACGTCACCATGCTGCAGCGCACGCCCACGTATTTCGCCACAGGCCGCAATGCCGATGCCATGGCCGATGAATTGCGCAAGCTGGAAATCGACGAGGCCTGGATCCACGAGATCATGCGCCGCAAGGTCGTGCGGGATCGGGCCGAGCTGATCGAGCGCGCGCGAACCCACCCGGACACCCTCAAGCAGCAACTCATCGCCGGTGTCAAGGCCTGCCTTCCCGAGGGCTACGACGTGGAGCGGCATTTCACCCCCCCGTACAAGCCGCTTCAGCAGCGAGTGGCCTTTGTGCCCGACGGCGACCTGTTCAAGGCCATCAGCGCAGGCAAGGCGTCCGTGGTCACCGATCAGATTGCGAAGTTCGACGAAAAGGGCATTCAGCTGCAGTCCGGTGAGCGCATCGACTGTGATGTGGTTGTCACCGCCACGGGCTTCGAGCTATCGGTCATGGGCGACATACCGTTCTCGGTGGACGGGCGAGCGGTGGACTTTGCTCAGACGGTGAGCTATCGCGGAATGATGTTCGCCGGCGTTCCCAACATGGCCTGGGTCTACGGCTATGGGCGCTACAGCTGGACACTGCGGGCCGAGCTGGTGGGCCAGTTTGTTTGCAGGCTGCTGCAGCACATGCAGACCCGCAAGGCCCGGCACGTGACCCCCATGACGCGCCCTGAGGATGCCGACATGGCGCTTGGCAGCTGGGTCGATACGGAGGACCTGAACGCCGGGTACATGTTGCGCGGCCTGCATCGCCTTCCTAAGCGCGGCGACAAGCCCGAGTGGCAACACAGCCAGGACTACCTCTATGAACGCAAGGTGCTGCCGAGCGTGGATCTGACGGATCCGCTGTTCTCCTACGCCGCCTGACAACGCAACCCCCACGGTGCAAGGCACCACACAAGCAAGGAAATTCACCATGAAGACATTCAATGGCCGTGTCGCAGTCATCACCGGCGGCGGTTCGGGTCTCGGCAAGGCACTTGCCATGGCGGCGGCCCAGCGCGGCATGAAGCTGGTGCTCGCCGACATCCAGGCAGACGTGCTGGAACAGACCGTCCAGGCCCTGCGATCACAGGGAACGGAGGCGGTCGGCGTAGTGGTCGATGTGTCCGATGCCGCGGCGGTGCAAAGGCTGGCCGATCAAGCGCAGCAGTCGTTTGGCCCTGTGCATGTGGTGTTCAACAACGCGGGCGTCACGGCGGGCGGCCTGGTCTGGGAGCACTCGGAAAAGGACTGGGAGTGGCTGCTCGGCGTCAACCTCAAGGGCGTCATCAACGGGGTTCGCTGCTTCACGCCGCGCATGCTGGCCGCTGCCGCGGCAGACCCAGCCTATGAAGGCTGCATTGTCAACACGGCCTCGATGGCGGGC encodes the following:
- a CDS encoding flavin-containing monooxygenase yields the protein MHSPRHGSDPATGTAQRFDVVIVGAGISGICSATLLRKHCPHLSFLIVDAMEAPGGTWLIHKYPGARSDSDLFTFGYDFKPWKGKPIASREEILDYLASTIEEEQLGPHIRYQHRVQSASWSSASSTWTLDLAVGDARQPVQIQAGFLWMCQGYYRHSKGYTPSWPGLEQFKGEVVHPQHWPDSIDLAGKRVTVIGSGATAATLIPALADRCAHVTMLQRTPTYFATGRNADAMADELRKLEIDEAWIHEIMRRKVVRDRAELIERARTHPDTLKQQLIAGVKACLPEGYDVERHFTPPYKPLQQRVAFVPDGDLFKAISAGKASVVTDQIAKFDEKGIQLQSGERIDCDVVVTATGFELSVMGDIPFSVDGRAVDFAQTVSYRGMMFAGVPNMAWVYGYGRYSWTLRAELVGQFVCRLLQHMQTRKARHVTPMTRPEDADMALGSWVDTEDLNAGYMLRGLHRLPKRGDKPEWQHSQDYLYERKVLPSVDLTDPLFSYAA
- a CDS encoding oxidoreductase-like domain-containing protein, with protein sequence MSGLPPLPAPAPAPAVDAATAQAMFAALQQRAAAAGIPLRNPPPEPTTCCGRGCNGCVWEGFLAAAEYWRQEALLVLEG